Proteins encoded within one genomic window of Pigmentiphaga sp. H8:
- the mltB gene encoding lytic murein transglycosylase B, which translates to MNSTPRFPTGSRSGPIAAALAALALWGCASHPPPAAAPMQGVPAAPDMQAAPRAATPAAPPAAPAPTAPVAVPVPVPAPSSPQSAAEARRAFVADMAGRGLDAARVGALLDQAKYSETVARLVLPPSSPTVRSWPRYRARFIESRRIKEGVAFQEEHAQDLARAEARYGVPASIIVSVIGVETFYGRVTGNFRIIDALATLAFNYPAQARSDRSAFFREQLAQFLIWCQEAGADPLAVKGSYAGAMGLPQFMPGSLRQFAVDGNGDGRIDLLASPADAIASVANFLVEHGWQRGQPVFLPVRLPGDPAALVDGGLKPTLDWPRLQAAGARAPKVAGMSDAWMQWPLAVIDLYDGATGTTEYRVAAPNFFALTEYNRSYFYATSVTDLAVELERRNRVASRVSQLNTPVDK; encoded by the coding sequence GTGAATTCCACACCCCGTTTTCCGACCGGGTCGCGTAGCGGCCCGATCGCCGCCGCCCTGGCCGCGCTGGCCCTGTGGGGCTGCGCCTCGCATCCGCCCCCGGCCGCGGCGCCCATGCAGGGCGTTCCGGCCGCGCCCGACATGCAGGCCGCTCCGCGCGCCGCCACCCCGGCCGCGCCACCTGCGGCGCCGGCTCCAACCGCCCCGGTGGCCGTCCCGGTTCCCGTGCCCGCGCCCTCCAGCCCCCAGTCGGCCGCCGAGGCGCGGCGCGCCTTCGTGGCCGACATGGCCGGCCGGGGCCTGGACGCCGCCCGGGTCGGCGCCCTGCTCGACCAGGCGAAATATTCGGAAACCGTCGCGCGGCTCGTGCTGCCGCCCTCGTCGCCCACCGTCCGCAGCTGGCCCCGGTACCGCGCGCGCTTCATCGAAAGCCGCCGCATCAAGGAAGGCGTCGCGTTCCAGGAGGAACACGCGCAGGACCTGGCGCGGGCCGAGGCTCGCTACGGCGTCCCCGCCTCCATCATCGTCAGCGTCATCGGCGTCGAAACCTTCTATGGCCGGGTCACCGGCAACTTCCGCATCATCGACGCGCTGGCGACGCTGGCCTTCAACTATCCGGCCCAGGCGCGCAGCGACCGCAGCGCGTTCTTCCGCGAACAACTGGCGCAGTTCCTGATCTGGTGCCAGGAAGCCGGCGCCGATCCGCTGGCCGTGAAGGGTTCGTACGCGGGCGCGATGGGCCTGCCGCAGTTCATGCCCGGCAGCTTGCGCCAGTTCGCCGTGGACGGCAATGGCGATGGCCGCATCGACTTGCTGGCCAGTCCCGCCGACGCCATCGCCTCGGTGGCCAACTTCCTGGTCGAACATGGATGGCAGCGCGGCCAGCCGGTGTTCCTGCCGGTCCGGCTACCGGGCGACCCGGCCGCGCTGGTCGATGGCGGGCTCAAGCCCACGCTCGACTGGCCCCGGTTGCAGGCCGCCGGCGCGCGAGCGCCCAAGGTGGCGGGGATGTCGGACGCCTGGATGCAATGGCCGCTGGCCGTCATCGACCTGTATGACGGCGCGACGGGCACGACCGAATACCGCGTCGCCGCGCCCAACTTCTTCGCCCTGACCGAATACAACCGGAGCTACTTCTACGCCACCTCGGTCACCGACCTGGCCGTGGAACTGGAACGGCGCAACCGGGTGGCGAGCCGGGTCAGTCAGTTGAACACGCCGGTGGACAAGTAG
- a CDS encoding histone deacetylase family protein — MATLYFTHPSCRQHEMGEGHPECPARLDAISDQLLASGVAAHLIEREAPRATQEALLRVHTSEYLESLVERSPVHGYVELDPDTCMNPHTYTAALHAAGAAIAAVDAVLAGEGESAFCAVRPPGHHACPDQAMGFCFLNNVAIAVRHAIAHHGLTRVAVVDFDVHHGNGTEAALAGDERVLMCGFFQHPFYPFSGTAPWAGNMLNEPVPAYTEGAAIRELVSARWLPRLEQFRPQLVLVSAGFDAHREDDLGSMGLVESDFAWITGQLVALAGRHGAKVVSSLEGGYNLSALGRSATAHIRALAGI, encoded by the coding sequence ATGGCTACGCTTTACTTCACGCACCCGTCGTGCAGGCAGCACGAGATGGGCGAAGGGCATCCCGAGTGCCCGGCTCGGCTGGACGCGATATCCGACCAGTTGCTCGCTTCGGGCGTGGCGGCGCACCTGATCGAGCGCGAAGCGCCGCGGGCCACGCAGGAAGCGCTGCTGCGCGTGCATACCTCCGAATACCTGGAATCGCTGGTCGAGCGCTCGCCGGTCCACGGCTACGTCGAACTCGATCCCGATACCTGCATGAATCCCCATACCTACACGGCGGCCCTGCACGCGGCGGGCGCCGCGATCGCGGCCGTCGATGCCGTGCTGGCGGGCGAGGGCGAGTCGGCGTTCTGCGCGGTGCGGCCGCCCGGTCATCATGCCTGCCCCGACCAGGCCATGGGCTTCTGCTTCCTGAACAACGTGGCGATCGCCGTGCGCCACGCCATCGCGCACCACGGATTGACGCGCGTCGCGGTGGTGGATTTCGACGTGCACCACGGCAACGGCACCGAGGCCGCGCTGGCCGGCGACGAACGCGTGCTGATGTGCGGTTTCTTCCAGCATCCGTTCTATCCGTTCAGCGGCACCGCGCCCTGGGCCGGCAACATGCTGAACGAGCCCGTGCCCGCCTATACCGAGGGCGCGGCGATACGCGAACTGGTGTCGGCCCGGTGGCTGCCCCGGCTGGAGCAGTTCCGGCCCCAGCTCGTGCTGGTGTCGGCGGGCTTCGATGCGCACCGCGAGGACGATCTTGGGAGCATGGGGCTGGTCGAATCGGACTTCGCCTGGATTACCGGGCAACTCGTGGCGCTGGCCGGGCGCCACGGGGCGAAGGTCGTCAGCAGTCTCGAGGGCGGTTACAACCTGTCGGCGCTGGGGCGCAGCGCCACGGCCCACATACGCGCGCTGGCGGGGATCTGA